Proteins found in one Micromonospora sp. WMMD1082 genomic segment:
- a CDS encoding SCO2525 family SAM-dependent methyltransferase produces the protein MALIPAAGTGCSGSSTSPPRAESPKPVNSEVEWDGFDPGAYVEHNYSLLRADDHEILCRIRDFFAGAKISHVRCVDVGSGANLYPALALLPFARSVELCEWSAANVGWLRGQIDRYDECWDAYWQVCAEHPAYAALADPRGHLARVGRVVQLSVFDLPRHAWGAGTMFFVACSISADRAESEHAIGRFLGALRPGSPFAAAFMLGSNGYRVGQRWFPAVELQRAEVVASVAAGAYDVDMYEVRPTPSLRDGYLGMLLVTGRSRG, from the coding sequence ATGGCATTGATTCCGGCGGCTGGCACAGGTTGCAGTGGATCCTCGACCTCGCCGCCACGAGCTGAATCCCCGAAACCGGTGAATTCCGAGGTCGAGTGGGATGGCTTCGACCCTGGCGCCTACGTCGAGCACAACTACTCCCTACTGCGCGCCGATGATCACGAAATTCTCTGTCGGATAAGAGACTTCTTCGCGGGCGCGAAGATTTCCCACGTGCGCTGTGTCGACGTGGGATCCGGCGCAAACCTTTACCCGGCACTGGCCCTTCTGCCATTCGCGCGGAGCGTGGAACTGTGCGAATGGTCCGCGGCGAATGTGGGCTGGTTGCGCGGCCAGATCGACCGCTACGACGAGTGTTGGGACGCGTACTGGCAGGTGTGCGCGGAGCACCCGGCGTACGCGGCGCTGGCCGATCCGCGGGGCCACCTGGCGCGAGTGGGTCGGGTGGTGCAGCTCAGCGTCTTCGACCTGCCCAGGCATGCCTGGGGAGCCGGCACGATGTTCTTCGTGGCCTGCTCGATCTCGGCGGACCGGGCGGAATCCGAGCACGCCATCGGCCGGTTCCTCGGCGCGCTGCGGCCCGGTTCACCCTTTGCCGCGGCGTTCATGCTCGGCTCGAACGGCTACCGCGTCGGCCAGCGCTGGTTCCCGGCCGTGGAACTGCAACGCGCGGAGGTGGTGGCGAGCGTCGCGGCCGGCGCGTACGACGTGGACATGTACGAGGTGCGGCCCACGCCGTCGCTGCGGGACGGGTATCTGGGCATGCTGTTGGTCACCGGCCGTAGTCGCGGCTAG
- a CDS encoding SCO2524 family protein: MRMQPRQEVIDIWRATVRSCWQKGEWHWGGRSGSNSISDAEQLLTLLLPATKIPVLALDDPDRIDEEVVEALGSIGGAIEIPRRLVKIMTDYFVRYTDDSGAPTFGGGTYLTPVEGGPDLTEDQRSMDVVDSFAVSVTLTLATIGFAKIYRRSTQRADLRAQLDELEEMASVRLTAAMVGLLRSFSTSVFAATDEFGIRLCDMVNQDELPRREVVAALREQLRDTMASLRNVVVGSGQVTEDLDNSEMLFECGWSWGTIAGADEVSTSEPIGPQREGAAENAPYLYFTVIAVDAIDDLNSERTRLLGLLNEEQQRLFRILQLRWELTRRYWAAVATFGNRRRWPIEDIPWRTTDGDRTDYYTLQATSLAVKGLVASGRGGDEEFGRIANVLVELAQRGRITRRASPREPALVVHAPGKQVTLNDATSKPIMTWNVNEFSTVLLQRATTVAGLLNNARRRSELLELADEVWEHLLLRRIPEGRHRGLWDHAGGAFPGLAQLPEAPSWYLTERVVQALVNAGELLWERPFPRAGSLATYAQNLIDEAEYVFDRELMSGTFAGESMQRTMRSIRATLRRAQSLVDERPGTAAALASTLLLLLNDITTGQQKASEGI, encoded by the coding sequence ATGCGGATGCAGCCGCGCCAGGAGGTCATCGACATCTGGCGGGCGACGGTGCGCAGTTGCTGGCAGAAGGGCGAATGGCACTGGGGCGGCCGGAGTGGATCCAATTCCATCAGCGACGCGGAGCAACTGCTGACCCTGCTGTTGCCGGCGACCAAGATCCCCGTGCTGGCACTGGACGATCCGGACCGCATCGACGAGGAGGTCGTCGAGGCGCTCGGCTCGATCGGCGGTGCGATCGAGATTCCGCGCCGACTGGTCAAGATCATGACTGACTACTTCGTCCGTTACACCGACGACAGTGGCGCGCCGACCTTCGGCGGGGGCACCTACCTCACCCCGGTGGAGGGTGGTCCGGATCTCACCGAGGACCAGCGCTCCATGGATGTCGTCGACTCGTTCGCGGTGTCCGTCACGCTCACCCTGGCCACCATCGGTTTCGCCAAGATCTATCGTCGCTCCACCCAGCGGGCCGACCTGCGGGCCCAGCTGGACGAGCTCGAGGAGATGGCCAGCGTGCGGCTCACCGCCGCCATGGTCGGGCTGCTGCGCAGCTTCAGCACCTCCGTCTTCGCCGCCACCGACGAGTTCGGCATCCGGCTGTGCGACATGGTCAACCAGGACGAGCTGCCGCGCCGCGAGGTCGTGGCCGCGCTGCGCGAGCAGTTGCGGGACACCATGGCGAGCCTGCGCAACGTCGTGGTCGGATCCGGTCAGGTGACGGAGGATCTGGACAACAGCGAGATGCTCTTCGAGTGCGGCTGGTCGTGGGGGACCATCGCCGGTGCCGACGAGGTTTCGACGAGCGAGCCGATCGGTCCGCAGCGCGAGGGCGCGGCGGAGAACGCACCCTACCTCTACTTCACCGTCATCGCGGTGGACGCCATCGACGATCTCAACTCGGAGCGCACCCGCCTGCTCGGCCTGCTCAACGAGGAACAGCAGCGACTGTTCCGGATCCTGCAACTGCGCTGGGAGCTGACCCGCAGGTATTGGGCGGCGGTGGCGACCTTCGGCAACCGGCGTCGATGGCCGATCGAGGACATTCCCTGGCGGACCACCGACGGCGACCGGACCGACTACTACACCCTGCAGGCCACCTCGCTCGCGGTGAAGGGCCTGGTCGCCAGCGGGCGCGGCGGCGACGAGGAGTTCGGGCGGATCGCGAACGTCCTGGTGGAACTGGCCCAGCGAGGGCGGATCACCCGGCGTGCCTCGCCCCGGGAGCCCGCGTTGGTCGTGCACGCGCCGGGCAAGCAGGTGACCCTGAACGACGCCACGTCCAAGCCGATCATGACGTGGAACGTCAACGAGTTCTCCACGGTGCTGCTCCAGCGGGCGACCACCGTCGCCGGGCTGCTGAACAATGCCCGGCGGCGCAGCGAGCTGCTCGAACTCGCCGACGAGGTGTGGGAGCATCTCCTGCTGCGTCGCATTCCCGAGGGCCGGCACCGGGGGCTGTGGGATCACGCCGGCGGAGCGTTTCCCGGGCTGGCGCAGCTGCCCGAGGCGCCCTCGTGGTATCTGACCGAGCGAGTCGTGCAGGCCCTGGTCAACGCCGGTGAGCTGCTCTGGGAGCGGCCGTTCCCCCGGGCGGGCAGCCTCGCCACGTACGCCCAGAATCTCATCGACGAGGCCGAGTACGTGTTCGACCGCGAGTTGATGAGCGGCACGTTCGCCGGCGAGTCGATGCAACGCACCATGCGCAGCATCCGGGCCACCCTGCGCCGGGCACAGTCGCTGGTGGACGAGCGGCCGGGCACCGCCGCCGCCCTCGCGAGCACCCTGCTGCTGTTGCTCAACGACATCACCACCGGCCAACAGAAGGCCAGCGAGGGGATCTGA
- a CDS encoding SCO2522 family protein: MRRTESVAYSHLSVELGHVYAEDFGDGCRDLRRKFGRIADWAQAIPALARRGLRPHRQPRISTCFLVDDYFHRFATPREVIPQVQQAAAEHGLVLDYVARESSFARHDDVELARLVVDTLVVEPPRHTTGSRPPLSESGWLSNGKRSPGHADTPAMTLPVPWSPPLQSGDAPHSIFVDVELWSDEPERRVWACALLASVWQMTRLGVLRHRGQTITQPYQLPPDEPLPTEWDRLPAIVQLNPDAAPFCGYRTVTLMDTRYLPVELAVRTILGQVAVPPAVARQVARRAGSEGLELPDELVDRLSYVFIGE, encoded by the coding sequence GTGCGTCGAACGGAGAGCGTGGCGTACTCCCACCTGTCCGTGGAGCTGGGGCACGTCTACGCGGAGGACTTCGGCGACGGATGCCGGGACCTGCGCCGCAAGTTCGGCCGGATCGCGGACTGGGCCCAGGCGATCCCGGCACTGGCCCGCCGGGGGTTGCGCCCGCACCGGCAACCCAGGATCAGCACCTGTTTCCTGGTCGACGACTACTTCCACCGGTTCGCCACGCCGCGCGAGGTGATTCCGCAGGTGCAGCAGGCCGCGGCCGAGCACGGCCTGGTGCTGGACTACGTGGCCCGGGAGTCCAGCTTCGCCCGGCACGACGATGTCGAACTGGCCCGGCTGGTGGTCGACACGCTGGTGGTGGAGCCACCGCGGCACACCACCGGGAGCCGCCCGCCACTGAGCGAGTCGGGCTGGCTGTCCAACGGCAAACGCTCGCCGGGCCACGCCGACACGCCCGCGATGACCCTGCCGGTGCCGTGGTCGCCACCCCTGCAGTCCGGCGATGCCCCGCACTCCATCTTCGTCGACGTCGAGTTGTGGTCCGACGAGCCGGAGCGCCGGGTGTGGGCCTGCGCGCTGCTTGCCTCGGTCTGGCAGATGACCCGGCTGGGCGTGCTGCGGCACCGGGGCCAGACGATCACCCAGCCGTACCAACTACCCCCCGACGAGCCGCTGCCCACCGAGTGGGACCGACTGCCGGCGATCGTCCAGCTGAACCCGGACGCCGCGCCGTTCTGCGGGTACCGCACGGTGACCCTGATGGACACCCGGTACCTTCCGGTCGAGCTGGCCGTGCGGACCATCCTCGGCCAGGTGGCGGTGCCACCAGCGGTGGCACGGCAGGTGGCCAGGCGGGCCGGCAGTGAGGGCCTGGAGCTGCCCGACGAGCTGGTCGACCGGCTGAGCTACGTCTTCATCGGGGAGTGA
- a CDS encoding DUF2470 domain-containing protein, with amino-acid sequence MQPSRAEIARTLASSTAPATVVARHLPTVSGVRHGAADDGRILLLCRRGDPLTTTARNVLVHIADEPPLPFSPTWGRVRVGGRATPLTGDAARTAADAVAATLPDPDLLDVGHGSVIVEVVPKRVTLTGRERELPVNLAHYRHAAPDPVVPAERPFLVDLVDHHGPQLYPFLRQQLVIAGIDVPADCLPCPLRLDRYGLLVSVPAGSGTATYRLCFTPPLQGQQDLMDRLHPVLFHHRCDHH; translated from the coding sequence ATGCAGCCGAGCCGAGCAGAGATCGCCCGTACCCTCGCCAGCAGCACCGCGCCCGCCACCGTCGTCGCGCGCCACCTGCCCACCGTCTCCGGCGTGCGGCACGGCGCCGCCGACGACGGTCGGATCCTGCTGCTGTGCCGTCGCGGCGACCCGCTCACCACGACGGCCCGCAACGTCCTCGTGCACATCGCCGACGAACCGCCGCTGCCGTTCTCACCGACCTGGGGCCGGGTGCGCGTCGGCGGCCGGGCCACCCCGTTGACCGGGGACGCCGCGCGGACCGCCGCCGACGCGGTCGCCGCCACCCTCCCGGACCCCGACCTGCTCGACGTGGGCCACGGCAGCGTCATCGTCGAGGTCGTACCGAAGCGTGTCACACTGACCGGCCGGGAGCGCGAGCTACCGGTGAACCTGGCCCACTACCGGCACGCCGCCCCCGACCCGGTGGTGCCGGCGGAGCGGCCGTTCCTGGTCGACCTGGTCGACCACCACGGCCCGCAGCTCTACCCGTTCCTGCGGCAGCAACTGGTCATCGCGGGCATCGACGTGCCCGCCGACTGTCTGCCGTGTCCACTGCGGCTCGACCGGTACGGGCTGCTCGTCTCCGTACCCGCCGGCAGCGGCACCGCGACCTACCGGCTCTGCTTCACCCCGCCGCTGCAGGGCCAGCAGGACCTGATGGACCGGCTGCATCCGGTCCTGTTCCACCACCGCTGCGACCACCACTGA
- a CDS encoding SCO2523 family variant P-loop protein, with protein sequence MLVFVTSHKGGTGRSVTAANIAYRSALSGRSTCYLDYDFGSPTAGITFQIPQATNGIEGAGPNGGGLHRYLRGEIPSPEQLDVWGTSERVSLRQRPTGSGSLVLLPGQRNGSEFGFTDDIGRRCAELFLRLEEEFDLTLVDLSAGRSYASQIALAATANRTLRKVTVRWLVFHRWTPQHVMAAADLAFEAGGILAMGKEYGHEPDRLRESLRFVRTARIDSRGPEVGHLDLAQQAFLRRCDAELAELARRRGTGRTTLLGTVPLDPLLQWREQLISDNDVQTKIANGKTVDAFVELTEKLFDETAWETV encoded by the coding sequence ATGCTGGTCTTCGTCACGTCGCACAAGGGTGGCACCGGGCGCTCGGTGACCGCGGCGAACATTGCCTACCGCAGCGCGCTCTCCGGCCGCTCCACCTGCTACCTGGACTACGACTTCGGCTCGCCGACGGCCGGCATCACGTTCCAGATCCCGCAGGCGACCAACGGGATCGAGGGCGCCGGTCCGAACGGCGGCGGCCTGCACCGGTATCTCCGCGGCGAGATCCCGTCGCCGGAGCAGCTGGACGTGTGGGGCACCTCCGAGCGGGTCAGCCTGCGCCAGCGGCCCACCGGCTCCGGGTCGCTGGTGCTGCTGCCCGGGCAGCGCAACGGCAGCGAGTTCGGCTTCACCGACGACATCGGCCGGCGCTGCGCCGAGCTGTTCCTCCGCCTGGAGGAGGAGTTCGACCTGACCCTGGTCGACCTGAGCGCCGGCCGGTCGTACGCCAGCCAGATCGCGCTGGCGGCCACCGCCAACCGGACGCTGCGCAAGGTGACCGTCCGCTGGCTGGTCTTCCACCGGTGGACCCCGCAGCACGTGATGGCGGCGGCGGACCTCGCCTTCGAGGCCGGTGGGATCCTGGCCATGGGCAAGGAGTACGGCCACGAACCGGACCGGCTACGCGAGTCGCTGCGGTTCGTGCGGACCGCGAGGATCGACTCGCGCGGTCCGGAGGTCGGCCACCTCGACCTGGCGCAGCAGGCGTTCCTCCGCAGGTGCGACGCGGAGCTGGCGGAGCTGGCCCGCCGGCGCGGCACCGGGCGGACGACGCTGCTCGGCACGGTGCCGCTGGATCCGTTGCTGCAGTGGCGCGAGCAGTTGATCTCGGACAATGACGTGCAGACCAAGATTGCCAATGGCAAGACCGTGGATGCCTTCGTGGAGCTGACCGAGAAGCTCTTCGACGAGACGGCATGGGAGACCGTGTGA
- a CDS encoding SCO2521 family protein, with translation MLTVGEVHTSLLQHSTALAQDQSAEVLSLVEGEAVLTSRRPSLYAVSPDVRTGVDCWLPSAKNRQLRGVGAVVTRAVITGGRIVQASSIIQVVAGERRRPWSYYLANPGVLETVGKLDAEDLAKGFLHGNAADVLNLDAITGRVLDGVQMSDLLDRRPPLRAARTRLRWTAQIHQQPGEAATADVAVDSPTLRTVRLTVSPQDVPAAVAGLCEDLALHDWLLTMLSALVEAAVTRTGSTQEHIERLRPVLEHLLHLWLPGARVDPRLRPIWDRLEQVPGFSRQWQSSVNWIRDQITVGNMSILRDLAGRVAVNQLTPR, from the coding sequence ATGCTCACGGTGGGCGAGGTGCACACCAGCCTGCTACAGCACAGCACGGCGTTGGCACAGGACCAGAGCGCCGAGGTGCTCAGCCTGGTCGAGGGCGAGGCCGTGTTGACCTCGCGGCGCCCGTCGCTCTACGCGGTGTCGCCCGACGTCCGCACCGGTGTGGACTGCTGGCTGCCCAGCGCGAAGAACCGCCAGCTGCGTGGAGTCGGCGCGGTGGTCACCCGGGCGGTCATCACCGGCGGCCGGATCGTGCAGGCCTCCTCCATCATCCAGGTCGTGGCCGGGGAGCGCCGCCGGCCGTGGTCGTACTATCTGGCCAACCCGGGCGTGCTGGAGACCGTGGGCAAGCTGGACGCCGAGGATCTGGCCAAGGGTTTCCTGCATGGCAACGCCGCCGACGTGCTGAACCTGGACGCGATCACCGGGCGGGTGCTCGACGGCGTGCAGATGTCCGACCTGCTGGACCGACGCCCGCCGCTGCGCGCGGCGCGCACCCGGCTCCGGTGGACCGCCCAGATCCATCAGCAGCCGGGCGAGGCGGCCACCGCCGACGTCGCCGTGGACTCACCGACGCTGCGCACCGTACGACTCACGGTGAGCCCGCAGGACGTACCGGCGGCGGTCGCCGGCCTCTGCGAGGATCTTGCCCTGCACGACTGGCTGCTCACCATGCTCTCCGCCCTGGTGGAGGCCGCGGTGACCCGCACCGGCTCGACGCAGGAGCACATCGAGCGACTGCGGCCGGTGCTGGAGCACCTGTTGCACCTCTGGCTGCCGGGCGCGCGGGTCGACCCCCGGCTGCGGCCGATCTGGGACCGGCTGGAGCAGGTGCCCGGGTTCAGTCGGCAGTGGCAGTCGTCGGTCAACTGGATCCGGGATCAGATCACCGTGGGCAACATGAGCATCCTGCGCGACCTGGCCGGCCGGGTGGCGGTCAACCAGCTCACTCCCCGATGA
- a CDS encoding HEAT repeat domain-containing protein has translation MKVYISATQQDLLEYRAAVHAVARRLEIEDVAMEAYGADVRPPLERCLTDVRRCDLYVGLFAWRYGFRPPGQESSITELEYREALAAGKPCLIFLLAEDTPWPVDMVDRNGDWQQIVALRRELKERHLCAFFSSVDDLSAKVTVALADVRSGRSPAREPGDPDTHLPEAARSQYHKQLRLRYQAVPLDAVSPRPTIGYLTVGLSNVFVEPRVHEDARPEMPLAWWRWAGSSPSDDDGGGLPGVVDPRDVERLWEEYAAKDASPLFDVVCDPARRAIVLLGDPGSGKSAAARYLALALAGVCEEPRLAALDQYLPVLIELRSYAAHRGDGRCDGLLDYVGHRHQQGLAGIDRDVLEAYLRQGGQALFLFDGLDEVFDPAQREEMAAQIATFANEYSGVRTVVTSRAAGYLRHTFANAGFDHFTLEDLDDERIARFLGNWYRYVMPTPSVEADRQRRQILDVVRQSRAMHEIAGNPLLLMLMAIVGRDRPLPRNRRRLYAHVTDVLISEWDVTKQLRESHGDVPPLDPQAKLRLLRHLAFWMQCRESGPAGNYIEADELSGIFRDHLVEFYGFENERAHAMAYSMIDKLRQRSFILERYGLRLFGFVHRTFLEFFCAEEIVDRFDHDPDAWGIDQLRALFREHWADPSWREVLRLVASALPADVANDLVTLLATEVNQPWPPLNLPSPPWNLVLAAQCVAEAPRPAGLAGAGEAVLRQIVLLVEHGISADDPNLVELTEQELLSSIRALGPQWPGRAAFLHWYRRRGVRTSWRSGSTFATRSAAVLSTAEEQLEEVLVRELGEGRERQARITLVAGLAETAGRLDTTSRSRRYCRDLLLAQARAEGSTAVRQAAVRALVASFGAAPDLVDVLREFAGSPDPAVRALAVQSLGRVELTDEVRGLLLTRAAEDRDTGVRRAAASVLAARCADLPGVAETMQRLLAVDTDPGVVQCALRCLLTVPEQSEPARGRALSRIGGDSHDEVRRCLITELLPGSPGAEGTELLLKLAGSDSSARVRAVAVQRLVQVSDPDGRCRDRLVDRIEQDEDASVRAAAVTALTDRYRMDDTGWAVAAQAARADEDATVRLAAVRALAEAYPDHRTGELLLERARQDPTASVRLAAVALITGRPLLGHATRDLLISRAAEERDPIVRLRVTRSLARLGDPLDVAVGECLAEQVRRDPDPNVLRAAAQALARAGETDGLVETLSRRARRDSYAGIRLAAVETLSAYASPDVVTDVLLERIDSDSDPAAFDAAVCCLTERGSPSMAVTLRLMRRLADRDPAIRARIAAALGEHFGSDPEVRVLLVGLVRDDPALEVRRRAAEQLAANLAGRTGVRELLMRLVDDEDWEIRRTALLALARHYGGDTRTRPILVRLARQPDATVRGLAGQLLATLPGTSPDDFP, from the coding sequence ATGAAGGTCTACATTTCGGCCACCCAACAGGACCTGCTGGAATATCGTGCGGCCGTACACGCGGTGGCGCGGCGCCTGGAGATCGAGGACGTCGCCATGGAGGCGTACGGTGCCGACGTCCGCCCACCGCTGGAACGCTGCCTGACCGACGTACGCCGCTGCGATCTGTACGTGGGTCTCTTCGCCTGGCGCTACGGGTTCCGGCCGCCCGGCCAGGAGTCCTCCATCACCGAGCTGGAGTACCGCGAGGCGCTCGCCGCCGGCAAGCCCTGCCTGATCTTCCTGCTCGCCGAGGACACGCCGTGGCCGGTGGACATGGTCGACCGCAACGGCGACTGGCAGCAGATCGTGGCGCTGCGGCGGGAGCTGAAGGAACGCCACCTCTGCGCATTCTTTTCCAGTGTGGACGACCTGTCGGCGAAGGTCACGGTGGCGCTGGCCGACGTGCGCAGCGGCCGGTCGCCGGCGCGCGAGCCCGGCGATCCGGACACGCACCTGCCGGAGGCGGCGCGCAGCCAGTACCACAAGCAACTGCGGCTGCGCTACCAGGCGGTGCCGCTGGACGCGGTCTCGCCCCGGCCCACCATCGGTTATCTCACCGTCGGGCTGTCCAATGTGTTCGTCGAGCCGAGGGTGCACGAGGACGCCCGACCGGAGATGCCGCTGGCCTGGTGGCGCTGGGCGGGTTCCAGCCCGAGCGACGACGACGGCGGCGGGCTGCCCGGCGTGGTGGACCCGAGGGACGTGGAGCGGCTCTGGGAGGAGTACGCGGCCAAGGACGCGTCGCCGTTGTTCGACGTGGTGTGCGACCCGGCCCGGCGGGCGATCGTGCTGCTCGGCGATCCCGGCTCCGGCAAGTCGGCGGCCGCCCGGTATCTCGCGCTGGCGCTGGCCGGGGTCTGCGAGGAGCCCCGGCTGGCGGCGCTGGACCAGTACCTACCCGTCCTGATCGAGCTGCGGTCGTACGCCGCCCACCGTGGCGACGGCCGGTGCGACGGCCTGCTGGACTACGTCGGTCACCGTCACCAGCAGGGGCTGGCCGGGATCGACCGGGACGTGCTGGAGGCGTACCTGCGGCAGGGTGGTCAGGCGCTGTTCCTCTTCGACGGCCTGGACGAGGTGTTCGACCCGGCGCAGCGAGAGGAGATGGCCGCGCAGATCGCCACCTTCGCCAACGAGTACTCCGGGGTGCGCACGGTGGTCACGTCGCGGGCGGCCGGATACCTGCGGCACACCTTCGCCAACGCCGGCTTCGACCACTTCACCCTGGAGGATCTCGACGACGAGCGGATCGCCCGGTTCCTCGGCAACTGGTACCGCTACGTGATGCCGACCCCGTCGGTGGAGGCGGACCGGCAACGCCGGCAGATCCTCGACGTGGTGCGCCAGTCCCGGGCGATGCACGAGATCGCCGGCAATCCGCTGCTGCTGATGCTCATGGCGATCGTCGGCCGGGACCGCCCGCTGCCGCGTAACCGGCGCCGGCTCTACGCCCACGTCACGGACGTGCTGATCTCCGAATGGGACGTGACCAAGCAACTGCGGGAGAGCCACGGCGACGTGCCACCGCTGGATCCGCAGGCGAAGCTGCGACTGTTGCGCCATCTCGCGTTCTGGATGCAGTGCCGGGAGTCCGGGCCGGCCGGAAACTACATCGAAGCGGATGAACTGTCCGGTATCTTCCGGGATCACCTGGTGGAGTTCTACGGTTTCGAGAACGAGCGCGCGCACGCCATGGCGTACTCGATGATCGACAAACTGCGCCAGCGGAGCTTCATCCTGGAACGGTACGGGCTGCGGCTGTTCGGCTTCGTACACCGCACGTTCCTGGAGTTCTTCTGTGCCGAGGAGATCGTGGACAGGTTCGATCATGACCCGGACGCCTGGGGGATCGACCAGCTGCGCGCGCTGTTCCGTGAGCACTGGGCCGATCCGTCCTGGCGGGAGGTGCTGCGGCTGGTGGCGAGCGCGCTGCCCGCCGACGTCGCCAACGACCTGGTGACCCTGCTCGCGACCGAGGTCAACCAGCCCTGGCCCCCGCTGAACCTGCCCAGTCCACCGTGGAACCTGGTGCTGGCCGCGCAGTGCGTGGCGGAGGCGCCCCGGCCGGCCGGGCTGGCCGGCGCGGGCGAGGCGGTGCTGCGCCAGATCGTGCTGCTGGTGGAGCACGGCATCTCCGCCGACGATCCGAATCTCGTCGAGCTCACCGAGCAGGAACTGCTCTCCTCGATCCGGGCTCTCGGGCCGCAGTGGCCCGGCCGGGCCGCCTTCCTGCACTGGTACCGCCGCCGTGGGGTGCGCACCAGTTGGCGCTCCGGCTCCACGTTCGCCACCCGGTCCGCCGCCGTGCTCTCCACCGCCGAGGAACAGCTGGAGGAGGTCCTGGTCCGGGAACTCGGCGAGGGGCGCGAGCGGCAGGCGCGGATCACGCTCGTCGCCGGCCTGGCCGAGACGGCCGGCCGGTTGGACACCACCAGCCGCAGTCGCCGGTACTGCCGGGATCTGCTGCTCGCCCAGGCGCGGGCGGAGGGCTCGACCGCGGTGCGGCAGGCGGCGGTACGCGCGCTGGTCGCCAGCTTCGGTGCCGCGCCCGATCTCGTGGACGTGTTGCGCGAGTTCGCCGGCTCACCCGATCCCGCGGTACGCGCGCTCGCCGTGCAGTCCCTCGGGCGGGTCGAGCTGACCGATGAGGTCCGAGGGTTGCTGCTGACGCGCGCCGCCGAGGATCGGGACACCGGCGTACGGCGGGCCGCCGCGTCGGTGCTCGCCGCGCGCTGCGCCGACCTGCCGGGCGTCGCCGAGACGATGCAGCGGCTGCTGGCGGTGGACACCGACCCCGGTGTGGTGCAGTGCGCGCTGCGCTGCCTGCTGACGGTGCCCGAGCAGAGCGAGCCGGCCCGGGGCCGGGCGCTGTCGCGGATCGGTGGCGACTCCCACGACGAGGTGCGGCGCTGCCTGATCACGGAGCTGCTGCCCGGGAGCCCCGGCGCGGAGGGCACCGAGTTGCTGCTCAAGTTGGCCGGTTCGGACAGCTCCGCACGGGTCCGTGCGGTCGCGGTGCAGCGGCTGGTGCAGGTGAGCGACCCGGACGGACGGTGCCGGGACCGCCTGGTGGACCGGATCGAGCAGGACGAGGACGCGTCGGTGCGGGCGGCGGCGGTGACGGCGCTGACCGACCGGTACCGCATGGACGACACCGGCTGGGCGGTGGCGGCGCAGGCGGCGCGCGCCGACGAGGACGCGACGGTGCGGCTCGCCGCGGTCCGCGCGCTGGCCGAGGCGTACCCGGACCACCGCACCGGCGAACTGCTGCTGGAGCGGGCCCGCCAGGACCCCACCGCCAGCGTCCGGCTCGCCGCGGTCGCCCTGATCACCGGCCGGCCGCTGCTCGGGCACGCCACGCGTGACCTGCTGATCAGCCGCGCCGCCGAGGAACGGGATCCGATCGTCCGGCTGCGGGTCACCCGCAGCCTGGCCCGCCTCGGCGACCCGCTCGACGTCGCGGTGGGGGAGTGCCTGGCCGAACAGGTCCGCCGGGATCCCGATCCGAACGTGCTGCGCGCGGCGGCGCAGGCGCTGGCCCGGGCCGGCGAGACCGACGGCCTGGTGGAGACGCTGTCCCGGCGGGCCCGTCGGGACAGCTACGCCGGCATCCGGCTGGCGGCCGTGGAGACCCTCAGCGCGTACGCGAGCCCCGATGTGGTGACCGACGTGCTGCTGGAGCGGATCGATTCCGACAGCGACCCGGCGGCGTTCGACGCGGCGGTGTGCTGCCTGACCGAGCGTGGTTCGCCCTCTATGGCGGTGACGCTGCGCCTGATGCGTCGGCTGGCCGATCGGGATCCGGCGATCCGGGCCCGCATCGCCGCCGCACTCGGTGAGCACTTCGGCAGCGATCCGGAGGTCCGGGTGCTGCTGGTGGGGCTGGTCCGCGACGATCCGGCCCTGGAGGTCCGCCGCCGGGCCGCGGAGCAGCTCGCGGCCAACCTGGCCGGCCGGACGGGGGTGCGGGAGCTGCTGATGCGGCTGGTGGACGACGAGGACTGGGAGATCCGCCGTACGGCCCTGCTCGCGTTGGCCCGCCACTACGGCGGGGACACCCGCACCCGGCCGATTCTCGTCCGGCTGGCCCGCCAGCCGGACGCCACGGTACGGGGCCTGGCCGGGCAACTGCTGGCGACGCTGCCCGGGACCAGCCCGGACGACTTTCCGTGA